AGATGGAAGGAGAAATCGGGGTAGATTCAACTGAAGGAGCAGGCTCCTGTTTTTGGTTTACACTTCCTTACCACACAAATGAGTGAAAAAAGGTATATCTTTGCACTTCATTTATTACCATTATTATGCAGACTTACATAGAAACATCCCGTTTAATTCTCCGCGATTGGAAGGAAGAAGATATTCCGGCTTTTGCCCGCATGAACGCCGACCCTCATGTTATGGAATTTTTTCTCCATCCGCTGACTCCGGAAGAATCACTTGCTTTTTATCACCGTATCCAAAATGAGTTTCAGACCTGTGGCTTTGGCTTGTATGCTGTAGAACGTAAAGAAGATCATGCTTTTATGGGATATACCGGACTGCATCAGATCACATTTGACGTTGATTTTGCTCCGGGTATAGAAATCGGCTGGCGATTGGCGCACGAATATTGGGGACGTGGTTATGCTCCGGAAGCAGCAACCGCTTGTTTGGAGTATGCTCGTAAGAGTTTAGATATCAAAGAATTGTTCTCGTTTACTTCTCTTCCCAACCAACGTTCGGAAAGGGTGATGCAGAAAATAGGGATGGAACGGGTTAGAGAATTTGGTCATCCGCTTGTTCCGGCTGAGCATCCGTTACATAGACACGTGTTGTATTACATAGATTTAAGAAAGCATTCATCGTAAGGTATTCAGTGCAATGACATAAAAAGAGAAAGGGAGTAATGTATCAATAATTTATCGATTCACTTAGAAGATACAGAACTTTTCAAAATCAGCACCAACATCTATACGAAAGACATTGACTAATGATACAGTAACTTCCAGTCATTTATTAATAAATTCTTTCATCGTTTATTATAAACGTCCTTCCAGTTTATTATAAACTCGAATTTCGATCTTACTGCAAGGAATATCAATTTTAAGCAACAAAAAGGGCTGCAATTCCCATAAAGAATCGCAGCCCTTAGCTTGTGTCAGACTATCTAACAAGCATTATCCGGAGTGGGAATGCCTGCAAACTGTTATTATATTATACTTATTATTGCTCATTTTTTCGTCTATATTATCAATGTTATCGAATTTACTTCCGGTTTTCACTTACAAAGATACAACATTAAAAGTGGTTTGTCAACTCCTCCATGCTTCTTTCATACATCCATTCAGATTTATTCCGTCTTTATAATCTCCGCAGGATTAATTCGTGCCGCCTTATTCACTTGCCAGAACAATGTACCTGCGGAAATAGCTACGACAACCAACAAAGCTATCACAAAAATAGAAATGCTTACCGGAGTTTTGACCACAAAATCTGATGTATATATGTATATCAGATAGTATGATAATGGCATCGTGAGTAATGTTGCACCGCCTATAATCCATATATATTTGCGGAACAGGATGGAATAAAGATTCCTGAGCCGGGCACCATTCACTTTCCGGATGGCTACTTCCCGATATCGCTGGCGGATATCAAATAACGAAAGACCAAATAATCCCAAAGCGGAAACAAATATAGAGATAGTGGCAAAAAGGGTGAAGACGGTTGCAATGCGGCGGTCGTCCTGATACAACGCTTTTATATCATCTTTCAGCCAATGATAATCGAATTCATTAGAGTTATATATGTCTTCCCTGCATTTCTTAAGATAATCAACTAATTGTTTTTCTTTTCCCGGCACACAGGATATTTGACACTGGGCATTAATTCCTGCGCTGGATATCATATATATAATCGGCTTTTTACCAGCAGTCAAATGTCCAGAGTAATAATCTGCAATAATAGCCTGTACAGGCATCAATGACAATCCACCTTCTACTATTTTACCATTAGATATAGAACTCCAAAGTGAACTTTCACCTTTGACGAATGCATCTTCCCGACGGGTATAACCAAAAGCTTTTAATGCCGCTTTGTTCATAGCTACCAGATAATCGGCATGTCCATTTACTTCATCGGGCAATGAACCATCAACTATATGTAATCCATATAACTTAAAGAAATCCACTGTTACCCACATCATTGCCATATTTAACTTTCCTCCCTTATCATTTATCATACTTGACATGCTACCAGCCGATAAAATGCCTTCGCGACCAGTATCTCCGGCAAACCAGTGTTCGATATATGGGCATTCATTCAGCTTCTGTTCCATAACTTCTCTGTCATGCCACCGCTTATTTTGTATTTCCTGACTATCCTCCCACCATTGGTTAGGAAGCTTTGGCATCAGATCAGCATATAAAATTCCTTCGGTTCTGAAACCCGGAGGTGTATTCAGCAGGAAATGAAGATGATTACTAAAATACAACGATAAGATGATCAGTAAAAGAGTGATACTATATTGCACAAATAAGAAAAGGGTGCGTGTTTTCACTGACTGACGTGAAGTACCAATCGTACTTATAGACACGACCGGAGGCAAATAATTGTATTTAAGATAAGGATAAATCGTTGTCAACAGTGGCAACAATATAAATATTGCCAAAGAGAGCTGCCAATCGAAAGCTGTATACATAACGTTGCTTTCCAGCAAACGATTGGCATATCCTGAAAACATCTCTATAAAGAACCATGCGAAAAATAAAGCGATGAGTACCATCAAGACATTCTCTGTCCATAACTGAAGAAAAAGTGTACGACCTCTCATGCCAAATACTTTCCTGATGCCATACTCCTTGGAACGCTTTAGCATAAAAACCAAATAGATATTGACGAAATTGAGAATGCCGGCCAAAAGAAGCAACAGGCA
This sequence is a window from Bacteroides thetaiotaomicron VPI-5482. Protein-coding genes within it:
- a CDS encoding GNAT family N-acetyltransferase; translation: MQTYIETSRLILRDWKEEDIPAFARMNADPHVMEFFLHPLTPEESLAFYHRIQNEFQTCGFGLYAVERKEDHAFMGYTGLHQITFDVDFAPGIEIGWRLAHEYWGRGYAPEAATACLEYARKSLDIKELFSFTSLPNQRSERVMQKIGMERVREFGHPLVPAEHPLHRHVLYYIDLRKHSS
- a CDS encoding ABC transporter permease is translated as MKTLKYAWRFLVRSKSYTVINIVGLSLSLACTIILVRYIHQETRVNTHCIDAENVYIPLRDIDGNVYAGSVSDGYSGADTVFYSPEAVKEKARFVTFSNDNVAINGKPYTVQLLAADTAFFHFFTYPLSGTPMKAPNDVLVTRQFAERVFGKENPIGEKLSYSGGHLLTVCGVLDEPACKSSLTFDIVLNLELKNGERGWGKMLVELIRFMPGVDVDAINAISNIYRQADGGYRIRYDFIPVSELYWNKILAAKADAPEMWHYSSRFHLWVLSCVCLLLLLAGILNFVNIYLVFMLKRSKEYGIRKVFGMRGRTLFLQLWTENVLMVLIALFFAWFFIEMFSGYANRLLESNVMYTAFDWQLSLAIFILLPLLTTIYPYLKYNYLPPVVSISTIGTSRQSVKTRTLFLFVQYSITLLLIILSLYFSNHLHFLLNTPPGFRTEGILYADLMPKLPNQWWEDSQEIQNKRWHDREVMEQKLNECPYIEHWFAGDTGREGILSAGSMSSMINDKGGKLNMAMMWVTVDFFKLYGLHIVDGSLPDEVNGHADYLVAMNKAALKAFGYTRREDAFVKGESSLWSSISNGKIVEGGLSLMPVQAIIADYYSGHLTAGKKPIIYMISSAGINAQCQISCVPGKEKQLVDYLKKCREDIYNSNEFDYHWLKDDIKALYQDDRRIATVFTLFATISIFVSALGLFGLSLFDIRQRYREVAIRKVNGARLRNLYSILFRKYIWIIGGATLLTMPLSYYLIYIYTSDFVVKTPVSISIFVIALLVVVAISAGTLFWQVNKAARINPAEIIKTE